In Pseudomonas saudiphocaensis, one DNA window encodes the following:
- a CDS encoding electron transfer flavoprotein subunit beta/FixA family protein encodes MKILVSVKRVVDYNVKVRVKADNSGVDLANVKMSMNPFCEIAVEEAVRLKEKGVASEIVVVTIGPTAAQEQLRTALALGADRAILVESGEELNSLAVAKLLKAVVDKEQPQLVILGKQAIDSDNNQTGQMLGALTGYAQGTFASKVEVAGDKVNVTREIDGGLQTVALNLPAIVTTDLRLNEPRYASLPNIMKAKKKPLETVTPDALGVTTTSTLKTLKVEAPAARGAGIKVKSVAELVEKLKNEAKVI; translated from the coding sequence ATGAAAATTCTGGTTAGTGTGAAGAGAGTGGTCGATTACAACGTCAAGGTCCGCGTCAAGGCGGACAACTCCGGCGTCGACCTCGCCAACGTCAAGATGTCGATGAACCCCTTCTGCGAAATCGCCGTTGAAGAAGCCGTACGCCTGAAGGAAAAGGGCGTGGCCAGCGAGATCGTCGTGGTGACCATTGGCCCGACTGCTGCCCAGGAGCAGCTGCGCACCGCACTGGCGCTGGGCGCCGACCGCGCCATCCTGGTCGAGTCCGGCGAAGAGCTGAATTCCCTGGCCGTGGCCAAGCTGCTCAAGGCCGTGGTGGACAAGGAACAGCCGCAGCTGGTGATCCTTGGCAAGCAGGCCATCGACAGCGACAACAACCAGACTGGCCAGATGCTCGGCGCGCTGACCGGCTATGCCCAGGGCACCTTCGCCTCCAAGGTGGAAGTGGCCGGCGACAAGGTCAACGTCACCCGCGAAATCGACGGCGGCCTGCAGACCGTCGCGCTGAACCTGCCGGCAATCGTCACCACCGACCTGCGTCTGAACGAGCCGCGCTACGCCTCTCTGCCGAACATCATGAAGGCCAAGAAGAAGCCGCTGGAAACCGTCACGCCGGATGCGCTGGGGGTAACCACCACGTCCACCTTGAAGACCCTCAAGGTCGAAGCGCCGGCTGCCCGTGGCGCCGGTATCAAGGTCAAGTCCGTGGCTGAACTGGTCGAGAAACTGAAGAACGAGGCGAAGGTAATCTAA
- a CDS encoding acetyl-CoA C-acyltransferase family protein, which translates to MSERETLVVGAVRTAIGSFGGSLKDVPLSSLATTVVRAALERSGVTPERVGHVVMGNVIPTEPKDAYLSRIAALDSGMPVTTPAFNVNRLCGSGLQAIISAAQAIQLGDTSIAIGAGAESMSRGPFLLPGLRWGNRLGDASAIDYMNGVLHDPWQQIHMGITAENVAKRYGISRAQQDALALESQRRAARALAEQRFASQIVPVEVKTRNGTRLFETDEHVRAEVTADQLAGMRPVFDKSAGTVTAGNASGLNDGAAAVVLAEGGVARELGLRPLARLVGYAHAGVEPAFMGIGPVPAIKLALQRTGLDLKQMDVIEANEAFAAQACAVMQELALDPDKVNPNGSGISLGHPVGATGAIITTKAIHELQRVQGRYALVAMCIGGGQGIAAIFERVEA; encoded by the coding sequence ATGTCAGAGCGCGAAACTCTCGTCGTCGGGGCGGTTCGCACAGCCATAGGCAGCTTCGGCGGTTCGCTGAAGGATGTTCCCCTCTCCTCGCTTGCCACTACCGTGGTCCGTGCAGCCTTGGAACGGTCCGGGGTTACCCCCGAACGGGTTGGCCACGTGGTCATGGGCAACGTGATACCGACCGAGCCGAAGGATGCCTACCTCAGCCGCATCGCCGCCCTCGATTCGGGCATGCCCGTCACCACGCCCGCCTTCAACGTCAACCGGCTATGCGGCTCGGGCTTGCAGGCGATCATCTCGGCGGCCCAGGCCATTCAGCTGGGCGACACCTCCATCGCCATTGGCGCCGGAGCTGAAAGCATGAGCCGCGGACCCTTCCTGCTGCCAGGGTTGCGTTGGGGCAACCGCCTGGGCGACGCCAGCGCCATCGATTACATGAATGGCGTTTTGCATGACCCCTGGCAGCAGATCCACATGGGCATCACCGCGGAGAACGTCGCCAAGCGCTATGGCATCAGCCGCGCGCAACAGGACGCCCTCGCCCTTGAAAGCCAGCGCCGCGCCGCCCGCGCCCTCGCCGAGCAGCGCTTCGCCAGCCAGATCGTTCCGGTCGAAGTGAAGACGCGTAACGGTACTCGCCTGTTCGAAACGGACGAGCATGTACGCGCGGAAGTGACCGCCGACCAGCTCGCCGGCATGCGGCCGGTCTTCGACAAGTCCGCCGGCACCGTCACCGCCGGCAATGCGTCGGGCCTCAATGACGGGGCCGCCGCCGTGGTGCTTGCCGAGGGCGGCGTGGCTCGGGAGCTGGGCCTGCGACCCTTGGCCCGCCTTGTCGGCTATGCCCATGCGGGGGTCGAGCCGGCCTTCATGGGCATCGGGCCGGTACCGGCAATAAAGCTGGCCTTGCAGCGAACCGGACTCGACCTGAAGCAGATGGATGTCATCGAGGCCAACGAGGCCTTCGCCGCACAGGCCTGCGCCGTGATGCAGGAACTCGCCCTCGACCCGGACAAGGTGAACCCAAACGGCTCGGGTATCTCGCTGGGCCATCCCGTGGGGGCTACTGGCGCCATCATCACCACCAAGGCGATTCATGAGCTGCAACGCGTCCAGGGGCGCTACGCCCTGGTGGCGATGTGCATCGGCGGCGGACAGGGTATCGCTGCGATTTTCGAGCGAGTCGAGGCCTAG
- the dmpG gene encoding 4-hydroxy-2-oxovalerate aldolase, whose product MDLRGKKITVHDMCLRDGMHPKRHQISLEQMKNIAQGLDDAGVPLIEVTHGDGLGGSSVNYGFPAHSDEEYLSAVIPLMKQAKVSALLLPGIGTVDHLKMAHEIGVSTIRVATHCTEADVSEQHISHARGLGMDTVGFLMMAHMNSPEGLAAQGKLMESYGANCVYITDSAGYLLPDDVAARVAALRAVLAPQTEIGFHGHHNLSMGVANSIAAIGAGATRIDAACAGLGAGAGNTPMEVLVAVCDRMGIETGVSVFGIQDVAEDRVVPIMDFPIRSDRDALTMGYAGVYGSFLLFAKRAEKKYGVSAREILVEMGRRGMVGGQEDMIEDTALTLVKQRQASA is encoded by the coding sequence ATGGACCTTCGCGGCAAGAAAATCACCGTACACGACATGTGCCTGCGCGACGGCATGCACCCCAAGCGTCACCAGATCAGCCTGGAGCAGATGAAAAATATCGCCCAGGGTCTGGACGACGCCGGCGTCCCGCTGATCGAAGTCACCCACGGCGACGGCCTGGGTGGCAGCTCGGTCAACTACGGCTTCCCCGCGCACAGCGATGAGGAGTACCTCTCAGCGGTCATTCCGCTGATGAAGCAGGCCAAGGTGTCGGCTCTGCTGCTGCCGGGCATCGGCACGGTCGATCATCTGAAGATGGCCCATGAAATCGGTGTTTCCACTATTCGGGTGGCAACCCATTGCACCGAGGCGGACGTCTCCGAGCAGCACATCAGCCACGCCCGCGGCCTGGGTATGGACACCGTGGGCTTTCTGATGATGGCGCACATGAACAGCCCCGAAGGCCTGGCAGCCCAGGGTAAGCTGATGGAAAGCTACGGTGCCAACTGCGTGTACATCACCGACTCGGCGGGCTACCTGCTCCCCGACGACGTGGCGGCTCGGGTCGCCGCGTTGCGCGCAGTGCTCGCGCCGCAAACCGAGATCGGCTTCCATGGCCACCACAACCTGTCGATGGGCGTAGCCAACTCCATCGCCGCCATCGGCGCCGGGGCGACTCGCATCGACGCTGCCTGCGCAGGCCTCGGGGCGGGCGCCGGCAATACCCCGATGGAGGTGCTGGTGGCGGTTTGCGACCGCATGGGCATCGAGACCGGTGTTAGCGTGTTCGGCATCCAGGACGTCGCTGAAGACCGAGTGGTGCCGATCATGGATTTCCCCATCCGCAGCGACCGCGACGCCCTGACCATGGGCTATGCCGGCGTCTACGGCTCGTTCCTGCTGTTCGCCAAACGTGCCGAGAAAAAGTACGGCGTGTCCGCTCGCGAGATTCTCGTCGAGATGGGTCGGCGGGGCATGGTGGGCGGTCAGGAAGACATGATCGAGGACACCGCGCTGACGCTGGTCAAGCAGCGCCAAGCGAGCGCCTGA